From Rhopalosiphum padi isolate XX-2018 chromosome 2, ASM2088224v1, whole genome shotgun sequence:
ATAAAGGTCTGTATGtgtgttcttatttttttaaatctttattttattgatttataaactattactaTATCGATATAAATAAACAGCTTGGATttgtatgatacattttttgtaaaaaaacaaacgatttagattattttttttttataacatatgatatattttaatatttaagggtAGGTGcatgcataataaattaataaaaatgagaaATAATTCAAGAAtaacctaatttaatttatttatatgtacccAACTATGTCATATAATTGATATGCCtataatatcatctatacaccaAATCACAAAATACTACTTATCCACACGCGTtacgctaaatgttagcattgGCAACTAAATTATATGGGCAACGAAATGCACGGGTATAGgtaatctatacaatataatataggtaactcGTGCGATAAAGATTCAGTAATTTTAACtagataaattattcaaataaattcatCTGGATGTAAGTTCCTTTGGCAGAATCATTAatcatacctaataaatatttttcatttaccgTTCTATATCACTTTAACTGCGGCATATAATTATGACGGTGCAGCTCCCAGAACAATAAAGGATATTTACAAAAGAGttgttgtaaaatcaattcGTTCATCGCACCACTAAGGACTCAAAtgcgataataaaatattttttaacttaattgacGTTTATATTGACAATTACCAATATGTACATTCAATTTTAAGTCTAGTGTCAATTAATGGTCCGAACATGGTCCGCGGCGCGCGGTGTCTTCATTGTTTGACGCTCCAATAAAACCGTGCCAATTTAGACCAAAATTTAAATCTGATGTGTATATGTTTTGTTGTATACTACCATATTGGTCGTATGAAGAAGCAGAGGGAATAGTGGGAATAGCACTGTGCACATTTTAATTGTACCTTCAAAGCCAAATTTTTCcattatactttttgaaatttgtaCGATTCTGTATAATTGTAGGTACACACTACGTGTGAATTTACGTCACCTGAATTTCTAGAAAAACAAAGacatacaataaaacaaatactttgAGAAGCAGCGATAGATGAAGGTGCAATATCCGTCCACagcaaaatgaaaaatgatGTTTACATGGCTGTTGACTCAATCTTTTTGATTCGAAAATGGTGATTTGAAAAAATGACCACTCTTGTCAaccatttaagtattatatttacttagtaTGAATACACCcgatagatttattttaaatacttttaacctgatttacttattattttatatgaaagcGCATCAGGAGCTTAAACCTTAAGTACCAACTTGGTTGTaaacaaatatgaaattatgaataatttttttccataattttttatccgctgaatgaattaattaatttacttaaacaaaatcaattttggtgCCATTCAGTGTGTATGAAGCGTTTTCTTTAGACGACCGATCTGCTATGTTACAGAAATCGCTGACGTCTGCCATTGCAGCTACAACAAAGTCTTCAATGTGACACTCGTTGGTTCCTTTCAGTATCCGGAAGTATCCGTTTTCGCCCCACCAAAGTCCCCATGAATTTGAAACGATCTACAatgataacaatgaaaaatgagAACTCTTActgattaaatattacaatataacaatatttaattggtcgatgaaacataatatcgtcatataaatttatcattattaccaTATACCACTCATCTATCTTAGTACCTATtatgtagatattaatatataattttgtacttaTTCGATTATCGTATTGTTTTCGTTTGAAGTTCATCATatatcatcaatataatatcataatataatatacctagctataatactataatgttaccTACCCAATACTTTACTGTTTTGCCATTCTGTTGCTCTTCACCCCAGCCAACAATCCGTACAGTGTGGTATCTTGTTTTCGATCCCTTGGTAACGTTTGAACATTTGTACACGCCCGATTCATACATGAAAAATTCTTTTGACACTTTCATCATGGCtttaaacataacaataattatattatagttaacttTATACGTACAAGTCACGTACGACTGTACGAGTTCAAGTAAACGTTTAAGTGCGTCAGTTTCcggtaaaataatttgaaatacaaaatatgacgTGACAACGCACGCTATTAACAATGGTAGGATAAATTACAGTACACACCTTGTACTGATCCCCAATTCATAATCTCATTCATAATACCCTCTTCTGTGGTCACTCTGTACATCAGACCTACTCGTCTGAGTTGTGCAGTTTTGGTTGAACTCGGACATGGCACGATTAATTCATTGTTGCTACTCTTGTTGGACACTGCACAACCTGTCATCTGACCATCCCATGGGTTACATTCTTCAGTGACGAGTCTGCCAAATATATTTGTACCGAATAAATAGGCACGATCGAATCCTAAACTGTTAGACTTTCTACTCACCCAAATTTCCTAACCCAATTCCAAGCAGTGATCAAATGGCCGCCTTCACATCCTCGCTGTGGGCCAAAACTGTTACAGGACAACAGGTGTTTTGGTGACAGCGCGTCGCCCATGAGTCCTCGagtaattataacaaaacgGTCGGTGATCACTTGAACAGTGCTTATGGCCCAGGACGCACCACACCAACCCTGATCTATAGGATCAGTAATTCTTTCACCCCAAACTTTGCGTAGATCGAAAGACGACTTTAGTTCATCTTTGTGGAATACAGCTTTCAAAGGTACAATTTGTAAAAtctgaataaaaacatttaaaaatcataacaaaaaaaCTCAAACGAACgaaaaaacaatacataaaaaatataatattgtacctactaTTGTAATTTACGAAAACGTTATCCaagataatatatcatattatattgttgcaaaaaatatatagaaacgttttaaaaatattttatgattaccatgtaattattcttaaaatgtttttataaatgtaaatattatataaaatgtaatgtaaacaCTATTgactttaaatatacaatatttataacttataaatagtaCAGCAACCATATCCTTCTCAGACAtagcaataaatttattttgcatcTCAAAATATTAGTTATGAAAGAAATATACTTATCAAATCCTGACAATAATGTATAAAGATAAAGTAGTGAATTATATTATccttatttattagaaattattacctgataataattaacacaattcatattaatttaaatatttagtattagcATATTCCTATGAcccaacaatttttaaaaaatgttacatattaaagttgcgatattatgttttaaaaacggttgcataataatataatatacatttctgaTATAGCTGAATTTCAACTATTTGAAAACGCattttttctgtataattttttatattaatcaagtaAACgtctatttaaacattatatatgattatttaatcgAAATATCGTAACAACTTATAACACGTTAAATAAggttttttatgtacaaatattgaTGTGTCAGTGTCACATACCTTTTCCGGTGATTGCAGTGTACCTAGCCGCCACTTAAGTCCGTCGTCATATGTTCTACCCCAAAATTCACTGTAATTTCTGGCCGACCACCCAAATTGATGACTTTGGATTTTAATCGTATTCAAGAGTGACGGATCAATGAGACATTCGTTTTCGTCACACATTTGTGTCGTATTTCCATTGATTTTTTGACAACGGCTACGatgagtattaaaaattaaaactcgataatattataggaaaatCCGAAAATACTTAAGACGTATGTGTAgacgttttttattttcaataaattctgAATTAGGCCTTGTTGGGTAAAATTGCAGGTAggtaacatatataaaaaaaaactcaccaTTTATTGCAATTGATCACTTCACCATGAGTACAATTTGCTGGAAAAATACAGtacattagtaaaataaatattaatgtattaatatgattattttagtactcttaataaatttgatttaaaataatgttatttttctacATAGATACACATACATTTCAcactacattttaatatttaattggtttcaacaaattagaaatataaactcaatttttttggggggggaggGCATAGAAAATGGGCAAAATGCCAAAATTCcatccaataataattattgtattatttaacagataatcactgtatacaataaaatatacatcaatacATCAATTGTGTAAATgggtatgattattaataaataatatatcaactgTTACTGTTCATCATTAGCATGGTATTCTACCTAAAAGTCCGGCGAACAAAAATctggtttattttttatcagtttaGTTTATCGTTTGTAGGCGACTTTATTAAGTCGGGTCACCTAATACTATTATCTTTCAGTATTATCCATTATAGGAATATaatctttattacctatatgttataGATGATCGCTTTAAATGGAAAGTCACACATTATCtttacttatttttcatttaaaattgaattacccTGGATAAATGCTCAGTCGATGTTTTGTATCGTAAACGCTGTAACCGTACATTTTgtgaaatcattttaaaatccaaATCTTGTGAAAAtgagtgaaatatttaaattaaaaacaaaaggtgataatttaaataaaatagtatacggGGGATACTCGTACACAATACAACATaaacaaagaaataatttacaatggAAATGTAGCATGAAAATGAAATGCAAGTGTGATGCAGTGTTATGTACATCAAACGACATTTCTAatcctaaattaataaaacaacacaATCATGCAAGCGATAAGAATATATTGGAAGTAGAACAGTTCAAATGCAACATAAAAAATCATgctaaattattatacgataaaccAAGTCAGATTTTTGCCGAGGCGGTTAGTGGTCTTCCGgatgaaattttaatgaatatacctAATGAAAATTCTGTTAAGCGTGTTATTCAAAAGCAACGTAGCAATTTAAATCCTCCCAAACCTACTTGCTtagaagatttaaaaattgaaggtaaatatttcacttattttaaactatttttagtcatttgaaatattcgttttttttataccgagtcattcttttatcattaaacactcattatttcaaaaattattaatgtttttgaaaatatttttttacatagtttcaagttgttaaaaaaccaacgtttttattaaaaaattatatttttaaatattttttatccttatcattttttaagttttttacaacacatttgtacacaaatttataaatgtataactacaaataaacacaattttatttttctattattaaagcgatattacgttaaatttattacgtaataaatagtattttatgtaGTATGAAcagtattatgtacctataattataatatttgaaatattaatgttattatttaatttgtattttaggcGATTGGTCATTATATGAagaaaaccaatttttattatCCGACAACATGGATTTAAACCACGAAAGAGTTATCATTTTCGCTGTGGATGAAGGACTTCGTATTTTAGCAGAGGCAAGTACTTGGTATTGTGACGGAAATTTTAATCTCAGTCCTGAGCATTTTATGCAATTATACGTTATAAGAGTcccaaaaaatgatttttttattactgctGTATATTGTTTGTTAGAACGTAAGACAACTTCAAtttatgaaacaatatttaaaataattattgaaaaatgtaaagaGCAAAATTTATTTCCTGACCCCAGGTTTCTACATGTAGATTTCGAAAAAGCAGTAATTACAGCGGCTACTAATATTTTTGGTTCGGAATTAGAAATTAGAGGGTGCTTTTATCATCTATGCCAGAGTACATTTCGCAAAATCCAGGATTTAGgtttacaaaacatttatatgaATGATGACAAATTTAGTCATTTTTGTTCGATGATTGATAGTTTGGCATTCTGACCTCTTGAACGGGTGCACGAAGGAAtggattttttaaaacaaacaagcATTTCTGAAGCGCATGATTTGTGATTTGTTGAGTTACTTTGACACCACATATGTTAATGGTCCATATAGGAGAGTTGGTGCtagtatgaatataaaattaagaaaaactaATCCTTTATTCCTATCAAAAACATGGAATGTCTTTGAAGCCACATTAAATAGTGAAAACAGAACTAACAATATATGTGAAGCATGAGCACTATATTCCACTTATATTTTCTTTACTGCCAAATAAACTATCAAGTACATAcgaatatttatcttttttttaatttttttttttattaaaaataagtatatttacaatctatacataaGTGTATAATGAGTAAGTGTGGTGACAGAGTAAATaagtaacatataaaaataacaagagAAGGAAGGCTCCCAGCAGTGCCACCTGaccagaaataatatttatttcgagttttaattagttaatgtGCAACATTCAATCTTGATTTTAATCCAAAAACAGTCGTTGCCGATTTCGAACAAAGTATACATTTTGCAGTTAAACAAGTCTGGCCATCAATACTACTAGTAGGGTGTCGATTTAATTTATCACAAACTTGGTGGAGGAATATTCAaagtatgtatacttataaataaatatgtataataataataaaccggaCTTTTGTTCGCCGGACTTTTGTTCGTAGATTCCATTAGCATAGGTacctaggtatttattttttcatgtatttatctatattatttaatattaaaaaattatcattattccatcatattatattataataaaaacacgtcatattattaaattaaaaaaaatagctacGATTGACGAggttgtgtttttttaaataattaacaatattccAATATTCAAGGTCATTAAGATGCAGCAGGGCATATTAAAGAAGGATAAGTGTTATGCAAAAACAGTAAAATGTgcataaatttatcataataatgtattaatgtagattatcatattttattgttaattgtacCACATCAGTAATATCCatttacacacaataaaaatattataggtacaaatagACGGCGTCTGTACCTAATGACGTACGCAAGGGTAAGGTTATGCTTTCCCTCAACATTATTTCTTCcacaaaaaaatctaattaacatcataataaatacaCTGAGTACTATATTAGttgttaatcatttataataattatatataagataaataataaaagttcaaaaaaatcgagaattttatatcaaaaaacattgTTAATACATAACATCttccattttattgttttaacaattattatcacGTTTATTAAATTTGAGATATACTACTGTGCCTGGaccactaaataatattaaagcgaAAATTAATTACGTTTATTGGTTAGCGGATCGGGCGCGGGTAGTTCGACGCCTTTGCAGTATGACATGAAGTCGGGACAACAATCCTCGGACCCGGTGCGATTGACGTAGCAGAATTCGTCGCAATAACACAACGTGCCCAATATTGGCACGGAGCAACTCTCATTACGCCCCTCAGAGCAGCATCCCAATTTCTTGCAGAAATCTCCGGCCAAGTCGTCTGGGATTGCTTTATaacgtcaaaattaaaaaataatgtcaatagtaaatataattagtataaaatagtttttgttcGAATTTGAAACgagtatattgttttatgtttactgTTTAATTGTATGAATTCAATCAATTTGTTTTACTAGGTAATTGGAttatttggatttattttatgttgactatttatgttataattattacttttaaaatgttatttttttgcaGATGCAGTTCGACTAGTTCAAGATATTATGGAGTTAAGAGAAATATAAAGATAagctttttgaataatttttaaatttttatgtagtGCTATATTGATTAGTTTTTCATATTAAGCTATGGCAAGGGGGTGAATTTCCCATACGGGTCTGTGATTAATcctaaccaaaaaaaaatcgtgCAACGCTATTGTGTCTGGgccactaaataataaatattaataggcgAAAATTActtacgtttatatattatcgGTTCGGGAGCGAGAAATTCGACTTTGCAGTACGACATGTAGTCGGGACAACAGTCCTCGGACCCGGTGCGATTGACGTAGCAGAATTCATCGCAATAACACAACGTGCCCGATATCGGCACGGAACAATTCTCGTTACGCTCAGAGCAGCATCCCACTTTCGCGCAGAAATCTCCGGCCTGCAAGTCGACGGGGTTGACTTGATCGGCCGTCACGATTTGCAGGGCGTAAGCAAACGTCACTATCGCTACTGAAGCTACCACAACAATTCGGTTGCAGTTCCGGTACCCAGCCGCCAtctgacaaacaaaaaaaaacgatttcgtCGTTTTTAAATAGACTGCAACTGCAGTTCCATACATTTTTtctactgataaaattgaaaattaaagtcCAAATAAGTAACAAATAGAAGAACTAGATTTAATTTACAAGCTATAGCAAATATTTATTTGGATGTATGTGTGTTTAATTagtgtttaaatttcaaatttctataaaaacttatataaaaaaatttaccaagcgaaaaaattgttattggcaataattgaaaaaaaaacgaaaatttcccatatttataaatacctaaatatcaaaaataaaataaaatgtcaaaatattttgaaatgttaatcatgtatagaaaatgataatcatttggtaaaaaattaaagtcTCTACACTGTTGTTCGTTCTAGAATTACGctaaaaaatataggttataGATTTTGTGGAATACTGATTTTGCGCAAAAATGACCGTTTACTCTTAATTCTCTCCCCCGCCAGTTatcttaaaaagtttaataggTATACAGTTGTACTGagcattttttacttttaaattaattttgaaaataactagatccaattttcaaCCAGAAACCACCAAAAGTTATAATCGAAACATTTTTACTGCCTAAATAGTGAGGTTAGGTGAGGGacacaacaattttttatttaaaaaacatgcataattgtaaaattaatacactcATAGCTCTAGTCAAAatgtaaaagaataaaattgcatatatttaataacttattcttAAAGTACAATATGAACcatacaatttcaataaaaaaaattttcttttttaattcactggaataatattagttaaaataatataatatgatatatgtattttttattttataataatattatacttatatactatatctATATGATATTACTTACGTTATACTCAAAGAGAAACGTAGTCCATCGAGTCCACATGCTGCAGCTGCTGATTTACTGTTAAaaagttgatatttttaaataatttataattttctgaatcattgaaaaaattattcgttGTTATTAACATGCACAACATTCGtcgataaatttataattttacgtaaTCCTGCTCATTATCAAAACGTTGGTCTTCAACTTACTGGCATCAACGATGTACCAGCACTGAATGTTTCTACGTTATACACGAACCTAGCTGTAGATCgacagtttatatatttatatcatacataaatacataaccccttaatatttaacatatgaattgtgttgaaattatttgaaaaaaaaatattatagtaatagtgCTGCAGGaactagtattttttatatgctaatataaagtaataaaactgGTAATAAAAATCTGAAactggtaataattaataacatatacctattgtaaatatatgtatttacattagGTTATGTACCTACCTGGTTACCTACGTTCAATTACGaggattttatttgttttaaaataatatttttttccaattttatcaatatttatacacaataaatcaataatatttttggctTCATCCCAATAGATAGGTACCGATTTTTCAGCATTAccatacatgtatttttattgatttaaataatattaaataagtacaataattataatatatgtattatataatctaataatataacgataatgaTCTAAGATACTCATTTTCTATAGATTGTACcggattatttttattcataaatattgaaacgtcttgtgaaatataataatacattatataagtacatagattttataaagaaattttaaacctcgaaaattgtatataaataaaatatacttattaaatattaacttttagaaaagttattaacatttttaaaaattcgtataaaataaaacaacaaatgaTGGGACCTTTCCAACAAACCGTAAATCGTAATAAACAATTTTGGATGTGTTGAAGTCGTCGGAGCAAACGTAACCACGCTTACTGAAAATGATATCTTCGCTATATACTCGACGTGTTGGAACTATATCCTTATCATCAGAGAAGAAACGTTACTGTGTAGCCGTATTTTTGGACGGGGTAGAACTCGATTGAGaacgtttttttttacctgCTAACTTTTATACAACATTGCCGCATTGATTAAAATTACAGAATAATTTatctgatattaaattttaatatgatatattattaacatttgatatagatttttttacatatcaACTATTTGtcagtttaaactttaaaatacaatttaaattgttttcccaaataggtacatacctacttatttacaGTTGATTTTAGATAGGTACCGCATGAAGTCATGATATCTTTAGTTTGTTTAAACTCTTAGTAATAGCCTTTAGTAATAAGAATTAAATGAAGAAATAATACGATCATAGTATTTACTGGACAtgggttttgataatatttttttcgattgaTTTCATTATTGTCATGGTTTGTGAATTGTGATTGAGTTTCCTTCAAAACAGAAATCACTACACACGTACGAAGATGCTCgctaaaaatttagataaacGACAACGTCGCTCAAAAAATCTTTCTCAATCgtttaaataaaacgtataaattattatttctttgattTGCCGACAATCGTACTCAATCGCgttactaaaatagtaaatcgTTCTCAATTGTTTAACACCGTTTTGGACGTAAGTATCTCAAGCGTCTGATAGGATAGgtcaactatttaaatttaaaaaaatgtctgctGGCGACTTATACTTATGCGTCTTGGCTAAATtctattgattaatttattgtacttgaACGATCGCACCTTCGTTGTACGCCATAACGCCAGTTACTCACATTATAGTCACtacctactttaatattttagctGGAGTTTCCGAAGACGGTGTTTACTAGTTGCGGTCACGGTTTTGCGCTTTTATAACTCAATAGTATAGGATAAAAACACAAAAGTAAatcaatatttcttaaatatatataggtagtttattttatacttcaaaatCAATAGTGATCGACTTCAGTTGAAGTTTATAGTATTACAGGATGATATAAACAGTCATTTCAGGCGAAGATTAAAATTTCAGATCAAATTTCTTAGAAATTGTAAATACAGTAGCTATTCAAAGCACGACTTGAAAATTAgggaataaaacaatatttaaataaaaacaatttatatatatatggtatataacagttatttaatatatttgtacgtaaacaataataatatacataaaaaagcaTCTGACAGGACGACGACACAATAATAAACGCGAATTCGGTATTAAAAGGTCACTGGCCATCTGCGCACAATTCTTCCGATCGGTCTTGCGGACAGACGAGTGTCGCGGACGCGTTTGTTTGGGCTCGCGACGCGTCTACCGTAACCGCATGCGAAGCCCAACCGACTCAGCCGCGGGAGCGTCAGTTTACTGCCTCACGCGACCTGAGCGTCCGAGCACCCGCGTCACCGTCAGAGGGTTGACCGCGAACCCGTTTGCGCCGGCAAGTGATCTCTGGTGAAATGTACATAGGTGACTTACCAACCTTCTCGTATCCCTCCCCTTGTCcttcgtcgtcgccgtcgtcctGTTATATGCAGTACCGGCCTAGGGGCCCGATCTCATTCGGCTTGGTCAAACGCCACCGACAGCAGGAAACGCGTTTTTCTTTTGTCGATTATTCCGGCTTTTTCGCACGGAAAAAACAAAACAGTTATTTGTACTATAAAAGTAGTTGGATTGACTGTATTTTATAGTTGCTAAAACCGTATATAGTAAACATCATTATCATAACAagcaactatatttatatagttatacctaataatagtaaatcattttagttatgttacctattaaatagttaaatttactataatttgcttaactataatattttagtaattttttttgccGTGCGGGTTCTTGTCGCCGTCAGCTGCGCCCTCCTGGATGGTGTTGTCACCCGAAGCGCATGCCGCCTCTACAAGACCTTCAAGCCCATCGCCGATTACCGCCATATTATGAATTTCGTCTACCATGTTCCCCGTCGTCTGCTGCCATTTTTGTTTCGTATTTTAATTCATCGGTTACAATAATTTTGTGTAAGTACCTTTTaagtaccaattttttttaattaaaaatttacctaaaaaatatttttaatcgttcAAAATGCTAACAAGTTATCAACACAATTCAATACTATTAAAATGCTTGGTTAAATTGAACCATATcaatagtcaaaatataaatgtggtAAAACCGTATGGTGTATAACTATACGATTTTGCCCCACAAGACTTTCAAAAGAAATCGAGCTTCATATGaaacattaagtaaataaatgaaTGTATCTAAACtacaaatgtaaattattacacttaattagctattgaataatataataaaaagagacctgaacaattattttttttatatgaaaattctGCCTTTcagattttgataatattttagtaaactaATGTAAAAACGTTAatcatatttcttttaaaaatgggATGACAAAACACGTGCAttatctatactaatatataaaatgatagcgTTTGTTTGTATGTTCAGGATAAACTCCGAAACTACTTATTCAATCGTCGTGCAGTTTTTTTAAAGAGGACATCACAGAGAAGGATATAGGCATAAATTTAGtccgataaagttaataaataattagttattattaattgaaataaacgtataaattgtatacctatatatattaattgcgGTCCGCGGGTTTCCAGCTACCAGTAACCTGACCTTTTTTCTTTTGTGTGTGTTTTAAAGGCGAGTAGATATGAATAATTGTTCTGAGAAGTCTCTGTTTAGTTAACAATAACCACTCGAAGAGACGAGTTCATAGGGCCGGGCCACACATAGCGGTTGAGCCGCAGCGGTTGTACCGCGAGCGGATAAACCGCCAGGCTATCGTACACATATACGCGGTTGAACCGCGCGCGGTTATACCAAAATATTGCAGGgtgattgaaaaattattttattttaaaacctgaTGGTCAGTAGAAAATATTAGCTATCCGTATAAAATGGAATTAAACCACGATCGGCTAGTTCAGGTTTTGTGTGTGGCAGAAGCATTAGGTGTGTTAAACGATCCTGTGTAAAGGGCAAGTAGAAAACACTGGGTTCACCCAATAAATGATGATAGGGAAACAAGTGGAcgatttattaagttttataataacataagatTATATCctgaaaagttttttaattattaccgaATGTCAATTAAAACATTTGATGAGTTACTACAAAAAGTGCGTGGCCACATATCAAAAAGATCTACACATTGGCGGAATCCTTTGAGTGCAGAGGAAAGATTAACCATAACACTCAGGTaagttacttttataaattagatacaaaatattattatatttatttattatgtataaatattaattaaattaataaaaataaaaataacattataacattataataatattatgataatagatactgtt
This genomic window contains:
- the LOC132921550 gene encoding uncharacterized peptidase C1-like protein F26E4.3 isoform X1, with protein sequence MWTRWTTFLFEYNMAAGYRNCNRIVVVASVAIVTFAYALQIVTADQVNPVDLQAGDFCAKVGCCSERNENCSVPISGTLCYCDEFCYVNRTGSEDCCPDYMSYCKVEFLAPEPIIYKPIPDDLAGDFCKKLGCCSEGRNESCSVPILGTLCYCDEFCYVNRTGSEDCCPDFMSYCKGVELPAPDPLTNKPNCTHGEVINCNKCRCQKINGNTTQMCDENECLIDPSLLNTIKIQSHQFGWSARNYSEFWGRTYDDGLKWRLGTLQSPEKILQIVPLKAVFHKDELKSSFDLRKVWGERITDPIDQGWCGASWAISTVQVITDRFVIITRGLMGDALSPKHLLSCNSFGPQRGCEGGHLITAWNWVRKFGLVTEECNPWDGQMTGCAVSNKSSNNELIVPCPSSTKTAQLRRVGLMYRVTTEEGIMNEIMNWGSVQAMMKVSKEFFMYESGVYKCSNVTKGSKTRYHTVRIVGWGEEQQNGKTVKYWIVSNSWGLWWGENGYFRILKGTNECHIEDFVVAAMADVSDFCNIADRSSKENASYTLNGTKIDFV
- the LOC132921550 gene encoding uncharacterized peptidase C1-like protein F26E4.3 isoform X2, which produces MWTRWTTFLFEYNMAAGYRNCNRIVVVASVAIVTFAYALQIVTADQVNPVDLQAGDFCAKVGCCSERNENCSVPISGTLCYCDEFCYVNRTGSEDCCPDYMSYCKVEFLAPEPIIYKPNCTHGEVINCNKCRCQKINGNTTQMCDENECLIDPSLLNTIKIQSHQFGWSARNYSEFWGRTYDDGLKWRLGTLQSPEKILQIVPLKAVFHKDELKSSFDLRKVWGERITDPIDQGWCGASWAISTVQVITDRFVIITRGLMGDALSPKHLLSCNSFGPQRGCEGGHLITAWNWVRKFGLVTEECNPWDGQMTGCAVSNKSSNNELIVPCPSSTKTAQLRRVGLMYRVTTEEGIMNEIMNWGSVQAMMKVSKEFFMYESGVYKCSNVTKGSKTRYHTVRIVGWGEEQQNGKTVKYWIVSNSWGLWWGENGYFRILKGTNECHIEDFVVAAMADVSDFCNIADRSSKENASYTLNGTKIDFV